The genomic DNA AGGCTGATATAGGGAATGCCGTGGCGCTGGGCGTAACGCATCGAACTCAGCTTTTCGTCTTTCAGGAAGATGACGACGGCGCTGAAGCGGGGCGCATCGCCAAGGCCGAGATCCGGGCGACTGAGGTCGACGCTGACCCCGACCGCGCCGCCAACCTCACGTGCGACCGCCTCGGCCCTGCCAAGATCGCGGCCACCGATCGCGATCGGCAGCGTCGGGTGCAGACGACGAATGATCCTTGCGGCCTGCGACCCGACGACACCGGAACCACCGACAATCAAAACGGGCAGAAACTTGCTCGACATCTTCCTATCTCCTAAACGAGAGGTAAGCGGCACCTACCGAACTTACCATTAGTAACTTACTATTGGTAAGTAAGATGCCGAATACCACTTTCAAGAGGCATGGGCCGACGCGAATAGAGGATTGTGATCGATGAGCCGGACGAAAGGCCGAAAGCTTGCGAAGCCCGAGCGGCGCGCCCAGCTGCTCGAGACCGCCAGGGAGATCCTGCGCGAACGGGGCGCCGACGCCCTGACGCTTGGCCATCTCGCCGAAAGCGCTGGCGTCAGCAAGCCGATCGCCTATGAACATTTCGGCACGCGCGAGGGGCTCTTGATCGCGCTCTCCCAGGAAATCGAAGACCGGCACACGGAAAAACTGAAGGTCGCGCTGAAGGGTGCATTAAATCGGCTCGAAGCGGTCGCCGATATCATCAGTTCCGTCTACATCAACTGTGCTGTCGAAAGCGGCGAGGAATGGCAGGCGATCTCCGGCGCGCTGCGCGGCAATGCGGACATGATCGCCACGCAGCAACAGCAGGCTGACGATTACGTCGCCATGATCAAGGCAGCCCTCTCTCCTTTCTCGGAAGTCCCCGAGGACGATCTGAGGCTTCGATGCACGGGTATCGCCGGCGCGGCCGAGGCGATCGGCCGCGAACTGATCCGCGGGCGCACAAACGAGACCGCTGCGAGCAGCAACCTAACTGCACTCATCATCGACAGTGCCAAAAGCTGACCAGTGCAACTGGCTGATCAGCGTTTGCCGTGCAAAGAAAAACCCGGCCGCGATGGGCCGGGTTTTTGATGCCTGCACCGGGCAGGCTGACTAAAGCGACTTCGCTTACTCGGAAGCAGCCAGAGCCGGCGCTTCCGGAGCGTCATCGCCTGACGGCTGAGCCTCGTCGGCAGCACCTTCCTGGGCGCTGCGGCGGGGACGGCGCGGACGCGGCGCGTTGCGGCGGCGCGTTGCGGCACGGCCGGAAGCGGCAGGAGCTTCTTCTTCCATCGCAACTTCGGCCGGCGTGCCTTCGATCACCGGCTGCGGGCCGGTACCGTCGATGACAACGGGCTGCGGCTCGGCAACAGGCGTTACGGCTGCGGCACCCGAAGCCGGCATGTCGTCGGCGTAGCCCTGATCCAGATCGTCCTGGTCCTGGTCGGCTGCGTCGTGGCCGCGGAAGTCCTGACGGTCGTCACGCTGGAAACGATCCTGCATCTGCGCCTGCGCGGCAGCAATGATGCGGTTGTAGTGTTCGGCGTGCTGCAGGTAATTTTCCGCCATGACCCGGTCGCCGGAGCTCTGGGCGTCGCGCGCAAGTGCAGAGTACTTCTCGGCGATGTGCTGGGCCGTACCGCGAATCTTCACATCCGGACCGGAGCTGTCGTAGGTCCGCGTCAGCGGATTCGAGCCCTTGCGGTTGTGATTGTTGTTGCTTCCATTGTTGTTGTTATTGTTGTTGTTATTTCGCCCGCGGCCGCGCTTGTTTTGCTGTCCTGGCCTCATAGTACATTCACCCGAATTCTCTTGATAATGATGATCATGTGGTTTCGTCTTCCGGCCGGATCCGCCCGACAGAGCACGCACCGTTGCGCTCGCACAATGGCGGCTTCGGCGCCGACTGACGTCAAATTAACAGGTACCCGCACAAGGCACGTGTTGAACCCTAGCAACTCTTTCTTGAGAGCAATCCCCGTGGCCAGGTCATACCGGAACGAATCTTAGGTCCATGACCTTCTGCCCAGTGCGCGGGCAAACTAGCCCGCTTCCTCTGGGATTCCAAGCCCTTTCTTTGCCTCTGCAAGAAAGAAGATGCGCCAGTGCAGCATTTTTTCAACGGTTTGTGTCGCGTTCGAAGATCAGGACGCGGTCATTGCCGCCGAGATCCTTCGCCTCTTCACGCAGACGGAATTTTTCGGCGTAAAACAACGCCGTTACCGCCTCTTTCTGGTCGAAACCGATTTCCAAGCCTATCACGCCGTTTGTCTCAAGATGATGACCAGCTTGAGAAGCGATGGCGCGATAGGCATCTAGCCCATCTTCTCCGCCATCAAGCGCTGCGGCCGGGTCGTGAAGTCTCACCTCCGGCTCAAGCTCTTCAACCACACTGGACCGGATATACGGCGGATTTGAGACGATAACGTCGTAACGACCGTCCACCTTTTCGTACCAGTTGCTGAGCAACGGCCGAAAGCGATCCGCAAGTCCGAGAGCGACGGCATTTGCCGTCGCCGTTGCCAGCGCGTCTCCGGATATATCGGTAGCCGTGCCCCTGGCTTCAAGAACCTCAGACAGAAGCGCGAGACAAATCGCGCCCGTGCCGGTCCCGAGATCCATGATCTCGCAACCTCCCTTTCGCGCGACCACCGCGCGCAGATAGGGGATCATGCGGTCGACCAAGGTCTCGGTGTCCGGGCGCGGCTCCAGGGTTTCCTTCGACAGCCTCAGCGGCAGACCGAAAAACTCGCGTTCACCGAGGATGCGATAGACCGGCTCGCGCGCCAGCCGGCGCGCAACCGCCGCCCGGATCCGCTGGGCATCCTCATCCGAAACCGGGTCCCTGCCCCGCGACACGACCGCGCTCAGCGACAGGTCGAGCAGGCCCGAGATCAGGTGCCGGACGTCGAGCGCCGCATGCTCGATGCCACCCGCCTGCAGGCGATCGCGACTTTCGGCAACCAGACTCGCGAGCGTCTCGGCCATCTCTTAGCCCCGCTGCTCGCCGAGCTGCGCCAGCTGGCTCGCCTGGTAGTCGGCAAGCAGCGCATCGACGACTTCGTCGATCTCGCCCATCATCATCCGGTCGAGCTTGTAGAGCGTCAGGTTGATGCGGTGGTCGGTAAGGCGTCCCTGCGGGAAATTGTAGGTGCGGATGCGTTCGGAGCGATCGCCCGATCCCACCTGGCTCTTGCGGTCGGCCGAGCGTTCGCTGTCGGCGCGCTGGCGCTCCATGTCGTAGAGGCGCGAGCGCAGCACCTGCATCGCTTTCGCACGGTTCTGGTGCTGCGACTTTTCCGAGCTGGTGACGACGAGCCCGGTCGGCAGGTGGGTGATGCGCACGGCCGAGTCCGTCGTGTTGACGTGCTGTCCGCCGGCGCCCGACGAGCGCATCGTGTCGATGCGGATATCCTCGGGCCGGATCTCGATATCGATGTCTTCGGCCTCGGGCAGCACTGCGACGGTTGCCGCCGAGGTGTGAATGCGACCGCTCGCCTCCGTCTCCGGCACGCGCTGTACGCGGTGCACACCAGACTCGAACTTCAGCCGCGCGAACACGCCGCGCCCGGAAACTGTAGCGATGATTTCCTTGAAACCGCCGGCTTCGCCTTCGCTCGACGACAGCACTTCGACCTTCCACCCCTTGCCCGCCGCATAACGCTCGTACATCCGGAACAGGTCGCCGGCAAACAGCGCCGCCTCGGAACCACCGGTTCCGGCGCGGATTTCAAGGATCGCGCTCTTTTCGTCGGCCGCATCCTTCGGCAGGAGCAGGATCTGGATCTCCTGTTCCAGCTGTTCGATCGCCTCGACGACCTCGGGCTTTTCCATTTCGGCGAGATCACGCATCTCGCGGTCGGTCGATTTGTCGGCGAGCATGGCGATGATGTCGGCAAGCTCCGCCGTCGCCTTTTCGTAGGCGCGGATCTTCGTCACCACCGGCTGCAGTTCGGAATACTCCGAGGCGAGCTTGACGTAGACGTCCGCGGCCGGGCCGGCGGACATGCGCGCCTCGATTTCACCGAACCGCCGTTCCAGTTCGCGCATCTTTTCAACGGGAAGCTTTGCCAAGTCTCACTCCAATGCGTCTCGCCCCGGCCGGATCAGCTCCGGACGAGGGTTGCGACGCGTCACTTCAATCTAAACCGGAATGCCGTTTTCCGCGGCGAAATCCACCAGCATCTGGCGAACGGGCGTCTGATCTCGCGTGTCGTCCAGTGCAGCGTTGAGCAGTGCGCCGAGCTTGGACGCGTCAAGCGCCAGAAGCATCGCCTTGATCGGTCCGACGGCCGTCGGCGACATCGACACCGAACGGAAGCCAAGACCCAGCAGCGCCATGGCCGAGAGCGGCTTGCTCGCCATCTCGCCGCAGAGCGTCACCGGCGTATCGTGCCGGTCGCCGGCGCGCACGATATCACGCAGGATCCTGAGGAACGGGCGCCCGAGCACGTCGAAACGATCGGACACGCGGGCATTGCCGCGGTCGACGGCCATCGCGAACTGGAAGAGGTCGTTGGAGCCGACCGAGACGAAGTCCACCTCGGTCATCAGCTCGTCGAGCTGCCAGAGCAGCGCCGGCACTTCCAGCATGGCGCCGAATTGCAGCTTGCGCGGCAACTGTTCGCCGAGCTTCGACTGCCGCT from Ensifer adhaerens includes the following:
- a CDS encoding TetR/AcrR family transcriptional regulator is translated as MSRTKGRKLAKPERRAQLLETAREILRERGADALTLGHLAESAGVSKPIAYEHFGTREGLLIALSQEIEDRHTEKLKVALKGALNRLEAVADIISSVYINCAVESGEEWQAISGALRGNADMIATQQQQADDYVAMIKAALSPFSEVPEDDLRLRCTGIAGAAEAIGRELIRGRTNETAASSNLTALIIDSAKS
- a CDS encoding DUF4167 domain-containing protein, whose product is MRPGQQNKRGRGRNNNNNNNNNGSNNNHNRKGSNPLTRTYDSSGPDVKIRGTAQHIAEKYSALARDAQSSGDRVMAENYLQHAEHYNRIIAAAQAQMQDRFQRDDRQDFRGHDAADQDQDDLDQGYADDMPASGAAAVTPVAEPQPVVIDGTGPQPVIEGTPAEVAMEEEAPAASGRAATRRRNAPRPRRPRRSAQEGAADEAQPSGDDAPEAPALAASE
- the prmC gene encoding peptide chain release factor N(5)-glutamine methyltransferase, encoding MAETLASLVAESRDRLQAGGIEHAALDVRHLISGLLDLSLSAVVSRGRDPVSDEDAQRIRAAVARRLAREPVYRILGEREFFGLPLRLSKETLEPRPDTETLVDRMIPYLRAVVARKGGCEIMDLGTGTGAICLALLSEVLEARGTATDISGDALATATANAVALGLADRFRPLLSNWYEKVDGRYDVIVSNPPYIRSSVVEELEPEVRLHDPAAALDGGEDGLDAYRAIASQAGHHLETNGVIGLEIGFDQKEAVTALFYAEKFRLREEAKDLGGNDRVLIFERDTNR
- the prfA gene encoding peptide chain release factor 1; translated protein: MAKLPVEKMRELERRFGEIEARMSAGPAADVYVKLASEYSELQPVVTKIRAYEKATAELADIIAMLADKSTDREMRDLAEMEKPEVVEAIEQLEQEIQILLLPKDAADEKSAILEIRAGTGGSEAALFAGDLFRMYERYAAGKGWKVEVLSSSEGEAGGFKEIIATVSGRGVFARLKFESGVHRVQRVPETEASGRIHTSAATVAVLPEAEDIDIEIRPEDIRIDTMRSSGAGGQHVNTTDSAVRITHLPTGLVVTSSEKSQHQNRAKAMQVLRSRLYDMERQRADSERSADRKSQVGSGDRSERIRTYNFPQGRLTDHRINLTLYKLDRMMMGEIDEVVDALLADYQASQLAQLGEQRG